A region from the Ammospiza caudacuta isolate bAmmCau1 chromosome 4, bAmmCau1.pri, whole genome shotgun sequence genome encodes:
- the CCKAR gene encoding cholecystokinin receptor type A, with protein sequence MEIVDASSFLGNGTNITDFFCDIILENDTFFCVDDAPYPSKDLHQIIRILLYCLIFLLSILGNILVITVLIRNKRMRTVTNTFLLSLAVSDLMLCLFCMPFTLIPNLLKDFIFGSAVCKTATYFMGVSVSVSTFNLVAISLERYSAICKPLQSRVWQTKSHALRVIAATWCVSFVIMSPYPIYSKLVPFTKYNNTTANMCRLLWPSDVIQQSWYTFLLLTLFLIPGIIMMIAYGLISLELYRGIKFDASQRKSSRERRISTCSAKYEDGDGCYLNKTKRKRKMPLQQLSAMSHNKIERVRSNSSSANLMAKKLVIRMLMVIVVLFFICWTPIFSVNAWRAFDTASADRRLSGAPISFIHLLSYTSACVNPIIYCFMNKRFRMAFLATFACCAPQAPPAARGEAADEEEGKTTRASLSKCSYTHMAASAPP encoded by the exons ATGGAAATAGTTGATGCCAGTAGCTTCCTTGGGAATGGCACCAACATTACTGATTTCTTCTGCGATATCATCTTGGAAAATGACACTTTTTTCTGTGTGGATGATGCACCTTATCCTTCTAAAG ATTTGCATCAGATAATAAGGATTCTGCTGTATTGCTTGATATTTCTGCTCAGCATTTTGGGGAACATTCTGGTGATTACGGTGCTGATAAGAAACAAGCGTATGCGAACAGTCACCAACACCTTCCTGCTGTCACTAGCAGTCAGTGACCtgatgctctgccttttctgCATGCCTTTCACCCTCATTCCCAACCTgctaaaagattttatttttggaagTGCTGTTTGTAAAACTGCCACTTATTTCATGG GTGTCTCTGTAAGTGTCTCTACCTTCAACCTGGTTGCCATATCTTTGGAGAGATACAGTGCCATTTGCAAACCACTGCAGTCCAGGGTCTGGCAGACAAAGTCTCACGCCCTGAGAGTGATTGCTGCGACCTGGTGTGTGTCCTTTGTTATCATGTCACCATACCCAATCTACAGCAAGCTGGTACCTTTCACCAAGTACAACAACACCACAGCCAATATGTGCCGGCTCCTCTGGCCAAGCGATGTCATTCAGCAGTCCTG GTACActttcctgctcctcacacTCTTTCTTATTCCTGGGATTATAATGATGATTGCGTATGGTTTGATTTCTTTGGAACTCTACAGAGGAATAAAATTTGATGCCAGCCAGAGAAAATCTTCACGAG AAAGAAGAATAAGTACCTGCAGCGCCAAATACGAGGATGGAGATGGATGTTACctcaacaaaaccaaaaggaaaaggaaaatgccaTTGCAACAGCTCTCTGCTATGAGCCACAACAAAATAGAGAGAGTGAGAAGCAACAGCTCTTCTGCCAACTTAATGGCCAAGAAACTTGTCATCCGTATGCTGATGGTGatagtggttttgtttttcatttgctgGACTCCCATCTTCAGTGTCAACGCCTGGCGCGCCTTCGACACGGCCTCCGCCGACCGGCGCCTCTCGGGGGCTCCCATCTCCTTCATCCACCTGCTGTCCTACACCTCTGCCTGCGTGAACCCCATCATCTACTGCTTCATGAACAAGCGCTTCCGCAtggccttcctggccacctTCGCCTGCTGCGCCCCGCAAGCGCCGCCCGCCGCGCGCGGAGAGGCTGCTGATGAGGAGGAGGGCAAGACGACGAGGGCTTCCCTCTCCAAATGTTCCTACACACACATGGCTGCCTCTGCACCCCCCTGA